The Suncus etruscus isolate mSunEtr1 chromosome 15, mSunEtr1.pri.cur, whole genome shotgun sequence genome contains the following window.
ctagcgcttgcaaggcagacaccttacctctagcgccaccttcccggccccccttttCTATTTTCAATAACATTGCCCTCACTTATctgtaaacaaatatattatagtCAACTAAgaaaactatgtgatgcatttttgttaaataaaattaaactaaaacaaCATCGTAGAACATATCAAAGCTATACGAAGTGTGGGGATACTTACTCTGAACATCTGTTTTTTAATAATTGGATATTGTTTTGGGGTTCATTGAATAAAAGCTAGTTTCCTGCTGAGTAGTGCTCTCAGTGCTGCCTTCATGTCCTTGTTGCGAATACTGTAGATGAAGGGGTTCATCATAGGGGTCACCACTGTGTACATCACCGTGTCCTTTCGGGCTGTGTGTGAGGAAGTAGGGCTAAAATAAACCCCAATGAGAGTCCCGTAGAACAGAGACACAACAGAGAGGTGGGAACCACAGGTGGAGAAAGCCTTCTGCTTGCCTGTCCTGGACGGGATCCTCAGCACAGCTGCGAAGATGAGCGTATAGGAGACCAGGATACCCACGAAGGGGAAAAACAGAGGAATGGCACCCACGGTGTTCAGCAGGGCAAAGTTGAGGAAGGCGTCAGAGCAGGCCAGTTTGAGCAAAGCACTGAGGTCACAGTAGAAATTTGGGACTTCTCTGTGGGTGCAGAAGGAGAGACGGGTCAGTGAAACCGTGTGGGTCAGGGCATTCCCGAAAGCTGCTGTCCAAGACGCCCCCACCAGGAGGCTGCAGAGCTGTGGAGTCATGGATGTGGTGTAGTGCAGGGGGTGGCAGATGGCCTCGTAACGATCATAGGCCATGACACTCAACAGGATGCTGTCAAGACTAGCAAACAAGATGGAGAAGAAGGTCTGGGTCAGGCAGCCGGCATACGGGATCCCTCTGTGGCCTGTGATGTGATTCACCAGCGTCTTTGGGACGGTGGTGGTGGTGAAGCAGATGTCCACGAAGGCCAAGTTGgccaggaagaagtacatgggggtgtgGAGCCGGGCGTCCGTGACGATGGCTAGGATGATGAGCAGGTTCCCCAGCCCCGTGACCAGGTACATGctcaggaagaggaggaagagtaaCTGCTGCTCCCTGGGGTTCTCTGAGAGCCCCAAGAGGAGGAACTCGGAGATCTGGGTGAGGTTTTCCTTGTCCATGACCATCCTGGACCAATGAGAAAAGACATGAGGGCTCTGTCCTTGTTGCTAACTCAGGTCAAGCATTCATGGTCAACTCAACTCTCTCAGGAAATTCATCATTCATTCAACTCCTCCACTCAGTTCATCCTAAAATAGGATCCTTGTTATGTGTTATCAATTCCATCAGTGACACGCACTTCCCACTCTCTAGTGGCCACCTCAGATCTCCTCAAGTCTCCCTGGCATCTCTCCTATATTCTAGTGTCCCTTCCATCCATCTCCTCATTCTCACTGATCCTGCACCTCATCTGGCTGTTCCACGCTTCAGCCTTGCCAAGCTGTCAAGTTGGAGTTAGAATAGTTTCTGCTCCAAGTATTTCATCCCCAGCAATGTGCAGCCCTTAGATGTAGGGATGGAGTTtgcaggagggagggagtgagagagacagagttgacaatgagagagggaggggaagatacaaaaatggaggaggaggaagaagaggaggaaaggaagagggatgcagcaaacaaacagaaacgaGCCATGAGGATGGTACAGTGATGTTTGCTTCATTATATGGAAAAGCGTCTGATAGACTCATAGAAGGGGTACAGATTGATTGTTCTACAATTAGGAAAGGGAAATTCCATACCTCCTCCGGGGGGATAGGAGAGGCCGACCCAATTGAAGTTCCCCAtaataagtaatccacacagatatgaaggttataacaggtaaaaaaaaaaatactcacaccgcaagctgttcacccacaagccagttgctccaccactTGGAACCACAAGCCGAGATGATAGCTCAGCTGATCAGCTTTTCTGTCTCCTCTTTATTCAGCTCCAAACTAAAAACCCCTCCTCCAGGGGGAAGGAGAAAAAGCTGGAAGAAAGGCAGTAGGAACACAGATACGGAAGGGAACTATTTCAAAAGCCTCTTTTTACCtcacatctccccctttttaaatctttcaaaattaaaacatGGAAAATAAGTAATGGGCCCTGAAAAGACAAGGGAAAAACTAAACTAAAGGAAAAGCGGCAATTTGCATAGGCTCATCAAAaggaaaaatctaaagaaaaaacttttaggcctaaaaacagggtgttctCCAAAAACATGAGTCAAggaaccaactacaggctccagacaagATTATTTCACAATCCCCAAAGTACATTCTCTAAGGTTCTCAAAAAGTCTTCCTTTATAGACCAGAGGACAAATCTAGAATTTAGGGATCATAGATCTGGCAAATTATGAAGATCTAATGAAGCAATTAGAGAGTCACTCCACAGTTGGAGTTCCCAGGAGGAGATGTAAGGAAATCCGCCCTAAACTTCCTATTGAATGTCAATAGCACCTGGACGTttagacccacccacacctggggtgaggggagggtataaagaataaataaaaattgaataaagtaTTTGAATAAAGAGTTTGGCTCTGGGGATGAGGGGGGAGACAGAGGTAGAGAGCCAGTGGAGGAGCAGACAAGAAGCTGCTTGAAAAAGCTTAAcgtagaagccatgtgaggaaaggGACGTGGCCGATAGGGCCTTGGAATATACtgagctgactctgatgaaacttcaactgacagcttgtgattatttctatgCCATTATTCTGCACCTTCAGACCTACCAGCTGGAGGGGCTACAGGCACCTTGGCGTGCAGAGAAAGACCTCACCCGAACATAGGATCATATGTTCTACATTTATACAACAATAGGCCAAATAATTATCTATTCTTTTCATAACGTCTAAAGTGCTATAAAACACAGACTTTAAGATTCCACCtagtctggggccgggcggtggcgctggaggtaaggtgcctgccttgcctgcgccagcctaggacggaccgcggttcgatcccccggcgtcccatatggtcccccccaagaagccaggagcaacttctgagcgcatagccaggagtaacccctgagcgtcacagggtgtggcccaaaaaccaaaaaaaaaaaaaaaaaaaaaaaaagattccaccTAGTCTATGAAACATGGAAAGGTGAGTGGGgtcaaggaaagagagaaggagaggaaggaatatAGATGgatgaagaaagagggaaggagatggTCACATGTGTGGGTTATAAGTGGTGAACCAACCCAGTTACTCAGGTCACATGCAGAGCCAGCCCCCTCCTGAACGTTTAGCATCTTCTAGACACCTGTTCTCACCCTCAGAAACCActtcaacacacatacacatgggCTCCAACTCTACTCTCTGTCCTGTCACTGAACACTATCCCCATAACTTCCTCTCCCCAGAATGATGCAGGCAATCGTCCCCCACACCTACTCTAATGGCTTCCCTGACTTCCCTCCTTCATGATCCCAGTCTCTTCCTCAGCTCCCAATCACTCTTCGTCTCTACCAGCTGCCAAATCGCTCTGTCTCTGCTTGCTCAAGCCCAGGGGCTTGAGTTTCTGGTTTATTTCTCCATGGGCACCGCCACAAGGAAATCACTTTTGAAATCCTGTATTACCTGAGAGCTAGTTACCTTACCTGCTTCTTTTATCTCTCTAAGAAGTGCCCCAGTACATCCATTAACAGAAAGGACAGTGCCTGAAAGCCAACGAAGCGAGCTTTGTGTCCTTGTGGATCTTATTCCAAACACTTCAACTCAGCCATGCAAGACCCAAGAGATGGGCCTTCTTAGGATTTCCATGCACTTCGGCACTTCGTGTTTTATCTGGTTGATATAATTCAGACCACTGTGACCATTGAGTGACCATTCAGACCAGTGAGCTCTGAGAATCACAGTCCCAACGTGGAGTCACACAAGTCTAATTTGGAGACCCACAGATACCAAAGCTAACTCCCTTCCTCTGTGCCTGGGCTGGTCTCCCCACACCCTCTTCCCTCTATATATTCCTCTTAACTGTGTGCCTGTGTTGCTGAGGGGAGGAAAGTCTTCCTGGAAGATCAGGACATGGAGGCAGCAGTGTCTGGTCCCAGAGGACCTGGCAGTGCCTGACTCACCCACCCTCCACTCTCACCCCTCAGGTCCATCCCCAGAGCCTTGTTAGGGCTCCTACTAATTGTCCCTCCACACCCATCCCTCTGGGCCTGACCTGGGCTGGGGGAGACACGTGCATGGGGCTGGCCCTGCCATTTTCTGTTGCTGTGTGGGACCCTGATTCTCACCGAGACTCCAAGCATGGCTGGACCTACAGATCCCTGAGGCTTATCCCTGCTAGGCACTGTCTTCCTTGTGTCTTTTGACATCTTAAAGGTGATGCAACTTACATAAACTCTAACTCACCGTGTTTTCCATGGAACATCCAGGACAGTCACATGGTTGAGCTCTGTCATCTTACGTCCCCTTGATCTCAGTCTCACCGATCCCGATGCATTAGTGACCCCTATAATCCTGAGAGGGAAGTCCCCTTTCATGTGAAGTTGGGGCTAGGCTCTGTGTTTTCAGAGTGAAGCCCCCTGCAGAAGGGCCTGCTCCCCAAACTTCCAGAGCACAACATCCCAGTCTTTGCACCTGGACTTCCAtctctaatttaatttttccctCACTCTTGATAAACATATTTTACTTGAAAAATGTATAAGTACTGCAGGGCATATATGTCATACTTTCCAAAgtaaaataattcctgagaaaaCATATGAATCATATCATTCATATCTGGGCTCAGAGAATTTACTAAACATGAGGACATCCAAGTGTGATTGCTATTGCCTTAGAAGCCCCTAGagtagaagaagtagaagaaggttCATTGGGTTTAAAAAACAAGTCTAATCTAAAAAGtttggcttgattttttttttttgatccacacccagcgatgctcaggcattactcctagctctgtgatcaggagtcattcctggcagttttcaagaaaccatatgggatgccgagaatcgaatccaggttagaggtatgcaaggccaatgccctccatGCAATCACTTTGACACCTGGTTTGATTTTTCCTAAGATAAGGACTTTGTCTCTTTGTGATTCTTTTCCTAACACACTTCAACTCAAGGGCTGATGCCAGAGAAATGTGATAACAGATGGGGGCAAGAGACAAAGGTCAACAATATTTGTATTCTGATCTTTTACTTCATATAAAGATATAatgtgggggccaaagagatagcatggaggtaaggcatttgccttgcatgcagaaggtcattggtttgaatcccagcattccatatggtcccctgagcctgccaggagtgatttctgagcccggagccagagtaactcctgagcgcagccgggtatgactcaaaaacaaaaacaaaaacaaacaaaaagatatagtgtgggggccagagcaatagcacagcagtcgggtgtttgccttgcatgtggctgacccagaatggacctgagttagatccatggtatcccatatggtcctccaagccaggagtgatttctgagcacatagccaggaataacccctgagcatcaccgggtgtggcccaaaaccccaaaaaataaaagttgtaatgTGAAAGACTTTCCATTGTGTTATGTTCCTTATTCACCCCTACAGTAAACAAAGACACCCAAGATGCCACAGAATTTCATGATGTAATAAATGTGCatttaaatctatttaatttttatttattatttaaatttttagttacAATCTTTGTAGCATgattttataataatgcatcatTCATGATTCTGATGAACAAAGTTATCACACCTTCACCACTACCAAAATGTGCCTAGGTCTCCACCCCTTCCCTTACATTCCTTCTacttcatctctccagctccaactcCATTACCTGGTAATATAGGCTGGTCTTCAGACGTCAACCATTTGCCTtcattttatcttgtttattcttgggCCTGCTTCTCTCTAAAATAGGTGGTTGAGCTCCTCTGGGCTATGAACAATCCATTCTATTCCACAGTCTAAGTGTCTACCCAGTGCTaaattcaagagaaactactgtTGTAATGGGCTAGGGATGTTCTGAATTTCCACTAGAAATTCTCACAACTCTGCTGTGAAATGTGAAAACTCAATAGTTCTCTGACCCTCAGGACCCCTGGTCCTTGGTTCTTAGATACAAAGGTCTTTATTGGTGACTTCATCTCTACTAACACCTCTTAAATGGGGAGATCATGGGTCCACTCTCACAATCTCACCAAGAGACTCCTACACTCCTGTCTGGCCCATTGCCCTACAGATGGAGAAGCTTcagttttgtgtcttttttaaaCAATGGTTGAAAGGCATTTAAATATATTGTAAGGTCATTTGTACAACTCAGGAGCCTACTCCCAATGGTTGTCATTTGAAAATGAGGAAgatgcagaaaattaaaaaaagcaaagacTTGGAATTCAATAGACACAAGGATTATGAGTGGAAGAAAACTTCAATATGGGTCCTAGAGATGGAACATACTAGAAATAACTAGAACTGCTACAAACAACAAGACATTAGGAACAGATTGAACTACGGTGTTTCAGGTGCactattgctaaagaaaaaaagaaactttgagaAAAATTATGACTTTGAAACTAAGCCTTTAGTTGTCCATTGTGGCAGAAATGGGACCCTTCAATGTGACTTGAGCCCAGTTCAGGTTACCAGGACAAGAATCTTTTCAAGTCCCTTTCAGTCAGCAGCATTGGTGCCATGGCTTGGGGATTTTGTGTGTTCTttgctgatctctctctctctctctctctctctctctctctctctctctctctctctctctctctctctctctctcactctcactcttgctctctctctttttctaatacacacacactctcagtCCTGGTGTGTGTCTGGTGTTATAAATGATGTagaacagttagagaaataatctaTAAGTAAAAACATGAGTGTACAACAATTCCTCTTAGAAAGTCACTATGTTCGATCAGGGCCAGCTCCGTGAACTCACTATTTTCTTGAATGAGAAGTTAACCGAGCTGTGAAAAATCAGGAGTACATAGGCCCATACAATGACTGATGTCTGTCTTAGGAGAAATGGGTGGGCCAAGCTACCACCCTGCTGATGGCTCATTTTTTTGTCTTCATCACCCAAAACATTGTTTTCCTAATAGCCTCATCTCATCTTTGACCATCTTTAATTCCCTTCGGGGACattaatctgaccaaacttcaagtATGTTGGAtttgggctaatatcaccagggctatt
Protein-coding sequences here:
- the LOC126030228 gene encoding olfactory receptor 1361-like, whose protein sequence is MDKENLTQISEFLLLGLSENPREQQLLFLLFLSMYLVTGLGNLLIILAIVTDARLHTPMYFFLANLAFVDICFTTTTVPKTLVNHITGHRGIPYAGCLTQTFFSILFASLDSILLSVMAYDRYEAICHPLHYTTSMTPQLCSLLVGASWTAAFGNALTHTVSLTRLSFCTHREVPNFYCDLSALLKLACSDAFLNFALLNTVGAIPLFFPFVGILVSYTLIFAAVLRIPSRTGKQKAFSTCGSHLSVVSLFYGTLIGVYFSPTSSHTARKDTVMYTVVTPMMNPFIYSIRNKDMKAALRALLSRKLAFIQ